GTGCCATATTCGCAAATAAGCCCATGGATTGGGTTGGTGAGGTTCGGACTAGGATCGTTGATGCTGCCCAATACGAGGGCGAGCAACGAGCCTGGCAACGATGGCCAATCGAGCAGCTGGCATCTGAGATCGAGGCGAACTGAACTCGGTCGTTACCGGCGGCCGAAGGCGGGCTTACGCCGCGATCCGAAGCCCGACATGGTGTTGCGTCGGGAGCCGACTTTCGGCTGTGTCTTCGGCGGGTCGACCTTGATCTCTTCGCCCTCGGGCGTCAGGCGCGGGAGCGTGCGGCCGAGGCCGCGTTCGATCTCGCGCCACTTCGGCAGGTCGGCGGGGCCGAGCAGCGTGATCGCGCTGCCGGAGCGGCCCATGCGGCCGGTGCGACCGACGCGGTGCGTGAACAATTCGTGGGTCTCGGGCAGTTCGAAGTTGATGACGCGCGTGATGTGCAGCACGTCGAGGCCGCGCGCGGCGACGTTCGTCGCGAGCAGGACCGGCGTCTTGCCTTCGCGGAAGCGCTTGATCACGCGGTCGCGCTGGCTCTGGCTCAGGTTGCCCTGCAGCACGTCGACGTCGTAGCCGAGACGCTCGAGCTTTACGCCGAGGTTGCGCACGCCGTGCTTGGTGCGACCGAAGACCAGCGTCGTGCCTTCGGTCACTTCGTCGAGCAAGCGCTTGAGGACGTTGAACTTGTCCTCGCGCCAGACTTCGTACACGACGTGGTCGATCTCGGGCGCTTCGGTCTCGTCTTCGGTCGCGGTTTCGATGACGACCGGGTGCTTGAGGTGCTTGGTCGAGACCTTGTGTACCCACTCGGGCGTCGTTGCGGAAAAGAGCGACATCTGCCGCTCCTTCGGCGCCATGGCGAGGATGCGCTCGACATCGGGCGCGAAGCCCTGGTCGAGCATCTGGTCTGCTTCGTCGAGCACGAGGTACGTGACGCCCTCGAGCGTCATCGTGCCGCGCTGCAGGTGGTCGAGCACGCGCCCCGGCGTACCGACGCAGATCTGAGCGCCGCGATAGATGGCGTCCTGCTGGGGTCCGAACGCGCGGCCACCGAAGATGACCGTCGTGCGAATGCCCGAGCCGCGCGTCACCTGGTCGATGACGGCGTGAACCTGCTGGGCAAGCTCACGCGTCGGGACGAGCACGAGCGCCTGGAGCCAGCGGTCTTTGACGGAGATCTTGTGGATGAGCGGCAGGCTGAACGCGAGCGTCTTACCGGAGCCCGTAAAGGCCTGCCCGATGACGTCTTTCCCCTCCATGAGCGGCGGGATCGACGCCTCCTGGATCGTCGTGGGTACGACGATATCCATCGCTTCGAGAGCCTTCATCACTGAAGGCCGAAGCCCGAATTCACTGAACGTAGACAAATGTGTACCTTTCGTCGGAGATTTCTTCTCGACGACCAGTGCGAAACAGGGGCCGTTGCACTGGGATGTTCAGTGGGAGGCAATCGCAGCGGACGTTTTCTGAAGATCTTATGTGTCGAGTATACGGTCCGGGGGGCCGCCTCACAAATCGGCATACGCCCTAGATTCGCCCGCAGACTCGCCCACAGGCCCTCCTGGAGTCCGCATGAGCTTCGAAACCATCGAGTACAGCGCTGAAGGCGGGGTGGCCCGGACCGTCCTCGACCGGCCGGAGCGGATGAACGCGATCAACACGCAACTCGTGGCTGACCTGCGGGCGGCCGTCATCGCCGCGAACGACGATACGGCCGTGAAGGTGCTCGTGCTGAGCGGCGCCGGGCGCGCCTTCTGCGCCGGCTACGACCTGGATTGGGGCACGAAAGCAGAGGACGCCAACCAGCGTTCGATGGCCGGGCAGTGGGACCCGGTGCGGGACTACATGGGCATGTCGCGCAACGTCCGCGCTTACATGTCGCTGTGGGAGAGCCCAAAGCCCGTGATCGCGCAGGTACACGGATGGTGCGTCGGCGGCGGCACGGACCTGGCGCTGTGCAGCGACCTGATCTTCATGGCGGAGGACGCGCAGATCGGTTATCCGCCGGCACGCATCTGGGGCGAGCCGACGACCGTCATGTGGGTGTACCGCCTCGGCCTCGAGCACGCGAAGCGGCTGATGCTCACCGGTGAATCGCTCACCGGCGTGGAGGCGGAGCGTCTCGGCCTGGCGTCGAAGGCTGTGCCGTCGGAGCAGCTCGCGGGCGACGTCGACGCGATGGCGCGCAAGCTCGCGACGATCCCGCTCAATCAACTGGTGATGAGCAAGCTGCTCGTGAACCAGGCGTACGAGAACATGGGGCTGCGCACGTCGCAGCTCATCGGCACGGTGTTCGATGGCATCGCGCGGCACACGCCGGAGGGCGTCGCATGGCGCGACATGGCAATGAAGGACGGCTTCCGCGAGGCGGTGCGCCGGCGTGATGCGCCGTTCGCGGATTACGGGGAGCGCGGGAGCAACTCATGATGCGGTCGTTCGGAGGAGGAAGCAGTAGTGTTATTTCGTGCAAACTGTTACACGGATGCAACTTTCAGATCGCTCATTTGATGACTCAAGCGGCGAGGCTGGATAGCATTCGGCGATGGAATAATCCGGAGCGACCGGTTAGGGAGCCATGGGTCACGAACGGCTGAAACGTTACGAATCCAACCTGGTCGAGCTCCGCATGAAGCTCATAAGGACGCTCGGGATTGACGCGGTGGACGTGGTGATGAGACGTGCTATCGCCGAAGTGTCCAACAGTTATCCCGCGCTGTCGCTGATCAGATGCGTGGACGAGCAGGTCGTATTCGACGGCACTGAGGCCGCGTTGGCCGGCGCAGCCGATGATCAGATCGATGCGGCATTCGAGGCGTTAAACAGCGTGATGCTGCTCGTCATCGCGCGAATCCTTGGTCGTGAAATCGCTTCCCGGCTCGCCGAGGGTGTGGAGGCTCACCACCTCATGAAAGGGATCCCCCATGACGGTCCGTAGCGGGCTTCGGAACCTCGACCGCGTAACGACGGGCGTGGATTCGCTGGATGACATCCTGGAAGGGGGCATCCCCCAGTACTCGATCGTCTTCGTCGCCGGTCTACCGGGAACGGGGAAGACCATCCTTTGCGAGCAGGCGTTGTTCGCCAACGCAAGGCACGGCACGTGCCTCTACATGAGCACGTTGTCTGAGCCGGTCATGAAGATGCTGCGCTTCGGCCAGCGTTTTGAGTTCTTCGATTCGACCGCGCTTGGACACGACGTGATCTATAGCGACCTGGGCGCAAGCATCCGCAGGGGCGGCGCAGACGGATTCCTTGCGGAACTCGAGCGATTAGTCCAGGAGCATCGGCCCAGCTTCATCGTGATCGACAGCTTCAAAGTCCTCCGTGAAGAGTTCGATGAAGACCGGGCTTTCCGGAAGTTCGCCGCAGATCTGATGGCGATGCTCAGCACGTGGGAAGTGACGTCATTCCTGGTCGGTGAGTACTCCGAGCGTGACATCCGGGAGCGACCGGAATTCGCCATCGCGGATGGCATCATTCACCTGTACGGGACTGAGGAATCGCTCCGCCAGAAGCGCTATTTGCGGATCATGAAGATGCGCGGGACGTCCGTCTTCTCCGGCGAGCACTACTTCGACATCTCGACCAACGGCGTGACCGTGTATCCGCGCATGAACCCAGAGGTTGTTGGCGAGTACGCGATCCCGGAGGGACGCATTGGCTCCGCCGTGATCGGACTGGCGGACATGATGAGCGGGGGTGTAGAACGTTCGACAGTCACGATCATTACTGGCCGCACAGGTTCTGGAAAAACGATTGTCGCGCTCAGCATGCTTGTGTCCGCGGCGCGAGCCGGCCTTCCTGCGCTTCTGCTGACGCTGGAGGAAAGCCCCGCTCAAATCTCCCGCAACTTTCGCAGCTTCGGCTGGGAAGTCGACTCGCTCCGCGAACATGGCTTGCTGGACGTGCTGCACGTTTCGCCTTCCGAAGTCGATCTCGATGCGCATGCTGTGCTGCTGAAAGAGCGGGCAGAGCGTATTCAGGCCAAAGTGGTGGTGATCGACAGCATCACCTCGTTTCAGGCCGCGGTACCCGACGAGCAGAAGTACACTGGCTATCTCTGGGCGATCGCGGACTACTTCAAGCGCTCCGGTGTGGCCGTTCTGATGACGAATGAGTTGACTTCGGGAGACTCCTTTGTCGAGCGAAAGGTCTCTTTCGTGGCGGATAACATTGTGTCACTTGCATTCAGTCAACGTGGCGCTGAGCGCATCAGGACGGTGAGCGTGCTCAAGACGCGAGGAAGCCCGCATGAAAACGTGGCGCGCGAACTTCTAATTGCTCAGGACAAGGTATCCGTCGGTGAACCCGTGACGCTCAACGGGTCATATGTTGGCTAAGCAATAGCCAACACCGTGAAAGTCCAGCAGAAGGGTAGGCCGCTCGGGGTCGTCGCCGAGCTTTTTGCGCAACGATTCGGCGGAAACGCGCAGATACTCCATGTCTCGCGTATTCTGCCAAACCTTCGCAAGGATCTCGCGATACAGACAGACCATGCCCTTGTTTGCGGCGAGGTGCTTCAGAAGCGCCCACTCCGGCTCGCTCATCCTGATCACCGCCCCGTGGACGCGAACGATCTCACGGATCAGGTCAACTTCGACACCATCCGTCCGTACTAATGTTGCCTCGGTGTACGGCGGCTCCATGCCGAGCAGGAAGCGCACCCTTTGCAGAAGCTCGTCCTGCTCAAATGGCTTGACAACGAAGTCGTCCGCGCCAAGCGCGATCGAACGGGCATGGGTCTCCGACTCGTCATTCTCGCCGAGGACAAGCACTGGCACATTCAACGCCCGAATGTCTGAAATCAGTTCAAGCTGAACAGCACCATCGGCGGGCGCATCGAGAATCACGAGCGATGGTTGCAGATGTTCGCAAGCTGCACGCGCATCCGAGGGCTGTGCCAACTCCAGGTTGAAGTCACGACCAAGTTCGAGTGCTGTCAGCAGACGCACGCGTGAGTCGGCGTGAACGAGAAGAATGACTGCCTTGTCGCTCATTCCGGCGTCCAGTGCACGGCCTGTCGTGACCCGGCTTAGAGCGCATTCTATAGTCGCCCTTCCTGCAACGGCAACAAAACCCTAAAGAGGCGGTCCGCGTCGTCTCACATCGGTCTTCAGTACCTTGCCCCATCCCAACGCCAAACAGCAGGACACGGGGTGTCTACGCCGTCGAACCCCACGATCCCGCTCTACCGGCTCGTCATGAGCAAGCTGCTCGTAAACCAGGCGGACGAGAACGTGGGCTTGCGCACTTTGCACCTCATCGGCACGATGTTCAACGGCATCGCGCGGCATACGCCGGATGGCATCGCATGGCGCGACATGGCGATGAAGACGGCTTCCGCCAGGCGGTGCGGCGGCGTGACGCGCCGTTCGGTGATTACGGGGAGCGCCCGCCCTCCGCGTGAGCACTGGGCGTCGCTCTAATGTTGAGTGTGAGGAACCGTGAACGTCGACACTTCCGGACTAGTTCCAGAAGCACAACGACCAGCACGTGAGGCGGCCGAGGCGTGCCTGAAAAGCACAGGTGACCGGTGCATTGCTCTTGTCGCGGTCGGATCCGTGGTCAAAGGCGGATTCATCCCCGGATGGAGCGACATCGATATTCTGCTCTATCTCACCGACGACGCGTTCGACGACGGAACGCTGCATCTTCCTCTGGCGTTGACGATTCAGCGAAGTCTGGCAAACGTCGAGCCGGCGCCGTTTCAGTTCATCTCCTGTCTTGCCGTCCGCGCATCCGATCCGAGGGCCGCCCCGCCACTCGTACACGGTGCATACGTGTCGCTCGCCGGGATCGTGCCGTCCTCCGAAGCAACGCCCGAGGAGCTCCGCGCGCAGGCGCGAGAATGGTTTGCAGCCGCGGGACCGGAGCCGGGATACGTTGGCATCGGGTTGCTCGAACATGGCGGCGGGCGGTTGCCATTGCTGGTACGACGGTTGTGCGGTGAAGTCTGGCGTGCGCTGTTTCACGCTCTCGCATTGACGGAGGACCCAATTCTTGCATGGACGCTGCCGAAGCCTGCCGCCGTAGAAATGCTTCCAGGAGAAACAGCGTCGGGACGTAAGATTCGCGCGTTCTATCGATCCCTCACTGCGTACCAGCCGCATGACAGAGACTCGCTGGACGCCGCGCTGCGCGTGCTGACAGACGGTTTGGCATTTCTCCGAACGCTAAAAGCGGAGGCGGCGCTTGTGCTCGCGATCGGCGTCCCGAACCAACGGCTGCGCGAGATCTGATCTCGTATCTCTTGCAGCTCAATCCGTAAACAACTCATCACGCCTAACCGGCAAGCAGACGAAACGCAGCCGCCCCTGCCAGCATCGACCTATAGTGGAGAGAGACGGAAAGACCGCAGCAGACAGGAGGTTTCGAGCATGGTTGCTCAGACGCAGACCCGCACCGGCACGGACGTCATGGAGTGCCTCGTACACGCACAGGCGAACGCCATCGCCAGTTACCTGAACTACAAGCGCTATCACTGGTTCACGTTCGGCGCTCATTTCCGCGACCTGTATCTCTTCTTCGACGAAGTCGCCGGCGAGGCGTTCGCGGAGATCGATCCGTTCGGCGAGCGGATCCGCATGTTGCACGGCGACCCGTTGTCGACGCCGCGTGAGATCGAGCGGGCGGCGACGATCCGGATGGCCGAAGGCAAGGTGACGCCGCGGCAGATGCTGGAGGAAGCGCTGGCAAACGAGCGCAACATCATCGAAGGCATGCGGCGCGGGGCGAAGGTCGCGGAGGAGAGCGGCGACTACGGCACGAACGACCTGTTCTCGCAGCACGTGCAGACGCACGGGAAGTACGCGTGGTTCATCCAGGAGTTCCTGCGCAAGGACGACGGGATGGGGGCGTAGCCGTTAGGGGCGAGCGCGTTTCACGAGCACTGGAGGCTGGAAGCTGGAAGCTGGAGCGGGTGAAGTCTCGATCAACGTGAAGCTTGAACGAGACTTCGCTCGCGCCGCGCGGTCCTGTGGTGCGCGGTTTGAATTAGCCGGCGAGGCGGACGTTAACGGCGCGGCTGCGGCGGCTGTCGCGCGGATCCGGTTCGGTGTCGAACTCGACGTTCTGGCCTTCGCTCAGGTCATCGAAGACGGCGCCGGCCTGCATCGCTGAGCCGTGGAAGAAGATGTCCTCCGAAGCTCCTTCCGGCCGGATGAAGCCGAAGCCGCGGTCTCGCACCAGTCTCTTGATCTGTCCGCCTGCCATGGAAACTCTCCTTGCGTCGTCGACGACGACCTGCACCCACAACCGGCCGTATGCGCCGGCCCCTCGTCTCGGTACGTCTGTCGGAGCAGTTGGAAGCTTCAGCGGCAGGCGACGTCGCGATGAGGATTATGCAGGAACGGTAGCAACCGTCCGCGAACGTACGCAAATGAGCGTCCCGGAGGAGCGTCGTGGCATAGCGGCGCCGGCAGGTTCCGCGTATTGCTGCGCCCGCCTACAATGCGCCCTGATTCGCATCGAGGAGGAAGCGGCCATGGCAGAGGTCGACGGCGCGACGCTCATCGCGCGCAGCCTGAAGCAGCACGGCGTGCAGTACATGTTCGGGATCGTCGGCGTGCCCGTCGTGCCGATCGCGTTCGCCGCGCAGCGCGAGGGCATCACGTACATCGGCATGCGGCACGAGCAGTCGGCGTCGTACGCCGCGCAGGCCGTCGGTTACCTGACGGGGCGGCCGGGGGCGTGCCTCGTCGTATCGGGCCCGGGCATGACGAACGCGATCTCGGGCATCGCCAACGCGTGGTCAAACCGCTGGCCGATGATCCTGCTCGGCGGCGCGTCGGACATTTCGCAGCACGGCATGGGCGCGTTCCAGGAAGCGCCGCAAGTCGAAGCGGCGCGCATCTGGTGCAAGTACTCAGCCGCTATCGACCGTGTCGACAAGATCCCGTACTTCATCGAGCAGGCAGTGCGCACGTCGATCTATGGGCGGCCGGGGCCCGTCTACCTCGACCTGCCCGGCGACATCATCGGCGGCATGATCGACGAGGAGCGGGCGCCGCAGCGGCCGCCGCTGGCGGATCCGCCGCGGACCTTCGCCGATCCGGCGTCGGTCGATGCCGCTGTGGCGGCGCTGAAGAGCGCCGAGCGGCCGCTGGTGATCGTCGGCAAGGGCGCCGCGTACGCGCGCGCCGAAGATGAAGTGCGTGCGTTCATCGAGTCGACGCAGTTGCCGTTCCTGGCATCGCCGATGGGCAAGGGCGTGATGCCGGACGACCATCCGCTGTCCGTCGGCGCCGCGCGGTCGCACGCGCTGCAGAACGCCGATCTGGTGTTCCTGATGGGCGCGCGGCTGAACTGGATCATGCACTTCGGGTTGCCGCCGCGCTTCAACCCCGACGTGCGCGTCGTGCAGATGGACATCGCACCCGAGGAGATCGGCACGAACGTGCCGGCGGAAGTGGCGCTGGTGGGCGATGCGAAAGCGATCACGGGGCAGATCAACGCGGTGCTGCGCGATGCGCCGTGGCAGTTCGGCGCCGAGAACACGTGGCGCACCGGCATCGCGAAGAAGGTCGAAGAGAACCAGGCGCAGACCGCGCCCCTGTTCGAGGACGACTCCGTGCCGATGAACTACTACCGCGTGCTGCGCGAGATCCGCGACATGCTGCCGAGAGACGCGATCATCGCCAGCGAAGGCGCCAACACGATGGACATCGGCCGGACCGTGCTGCCGAACTTCCTGCCGCGGCATCGCCTCGACGCGGGCACGTTTGGCACGATGGGCGTCGGGCTTTCGTTCGCGATCGCCGCGCAGGCGGTACACCCGGGCAAGCGCGTCGTGGCGGTCGAGGGCGACTCGGCGTTCGGGTTCAGCGGCATGGAGGTGGAGGTGGCGTGCCGGTACAACATGCCGATCACGTTCATCATTCTCAATAACAACGGCATCAGCGGCGGCCCCAGCACGATCGACCCGAACCGGCCGGTGCTGCCCGTCGCGTACGTGCCGCAAGCGCGGTACGAGCGGGTGATCGAGGCGTTCGGCGGCGAAGGCTACTTCGTCGAGACGCCGGAGCAACTGCGGCCGGCGCTGGAGCAGGCGTTCGCGAGCGGCAGGCCGAACGTCGTGAACATCATGATCAGCGCGCAGGCGGGTCGCAAGCCGCAGCAGTTCGGCTGGCTCACGCGGTAGTCGCCAGGAACCGCCGCACCTCTGCCTGGAAGACGCCCCACGCGGGTTCCTCCTCAAGGAGGATGTGGTTCGCCGACTCGAGCGGCACGAAGCGGGCACCGGGGATGATCGACGCGATCTTGCGGCCCTCCTCGAACGGCGCGCGCGTTTCATTGCGCGCGTGGAGGACCAGCGTGGGTGCTGTTACACGCGGCAGCAGGTCGTCGACGTCGATGCGTGAGAACTCCTCCATGAAACGCACGGCGTTCTCCGGCGACGTCGAGATGCGACACAGATCGTTGAACCAGCGGACCTGTTCGCCGCTAGCACCCGGGATGAAAAACGACGCAAAGATCTGGCGATAGGCCGGATTGTCGCGCCCCCAGCCTTCGCGTGTGAGCGTGAGGAGCGCCTGGCGTTCGTCCAGTTCCTCACGTGATCGTGCGCTCGCGTTCCAGCCGCGGGAGTACGCCCCGCAGAGGACGAGATGGCTCACGCGCTCGGGGTGCCGCACCGCGTACGTGATCGCTACGGCCGCCCCCTGCGAGATCCCGAGCAGCGCGAAGCGCTCGACGCCCGCCGCGTCGACGACCGCTTCCAGATCGCGCACCCACGCATCGATGGTGAAATCGGGCACATCCCAGTCAGACAAGCCGCAGCCGCGTTCGTCGTAGCGAACGAGCGTGTGCCCACGCGACAACTCTTGCATCCAATGGCGCCACACGGGGCTGTTCCAGTCGAAGTCGAGGTGACTGAGCCAGTTCGCCGCCTTGACCAGCGGTGGCCCCTCGCCCGATCGCGCATAGGCGATGCGCACGCCATCGGCGGCACGGCAAAACTCGATCCGCTGGGTCAACTGTGCGTCATGCGCGCCAGCGATGACGTCGGGTGACGCATCCGGGCGAGCGCCCGCGACCGAGACTTCGACATCGGCGATCCAACGATAACCACGGCGAGGCAGCGTGCGGATCACCCGTTGTTCCTCGCCGTTGTCGCCGACGGCTCGACGCGCGGACATGAGTCGCGTGTTCAGCGCTCCGTCGGAGATGTAGCGATCGGGCCAGATCTGCCCGATCAGTTCGTCCTTCGTCACGACGCGCTCGTGATTCTCGACGAGATAGACGAGCAGGTCGAACACCTGCGGTTCAACCGGCACGCGCTCGCCGGAACGTCGAAGCTCATACAGCCCGGTATCGAGCGTGCAATCGCCGAATATGTAGATCGTCGCGTTGGCCGCCATGTCAGATACCGCGCGCCTCACGGAGACCTCGCGCCACCTTCGGCGCGGTCTGTCCGCAGGCAACATCCACAGATTATCTACGGAATCGTGACGGAACCTTCAAGCCAGCCGAGAGCCTCCGGAATACCGTCCTCCATATCGTAGCGATCATTTGTGGAGGAACGTCATGAACACGCACACAGTCACGGGCGGGAACCAACTGAAGCTCCACGTTGAGGAAGCTGGGCCTGCCGACGCTCCATCGATCCTCTTCATCCACGGATTTTCGCAGTGCGGCCTCGCGTGGCGCCGCCAAATCGACTCCGAACTGGCCAGCCGGTTTCGGCTCGTCGCCATGGACCTTCGGGGCCACGGCCAGTCGGAGAAGCCTGCCGACGCGTATGGCGATGCACGCCTGTGGGCGGAGGACGTCCACGCCGTGATCGGGGCGCTCGATCTGAAGCAACCCGTGCTCGTCGGCTGGTCGTATGGAGGTTTTGTGATCTGCGACTACCTGCGCTACTACGGCGATCACGACGTCAGCGGCATCAACTTCATCGGTGCGGCTACGAAGATCTCGCAGGAGACGGCACCAGCCATCCTTGGAAGCGACTTCTTGTCGCTGCTGCCGGGCTTTTTCTCGCACGACACCGATGAGACGATCGCAACGCTCGTGACGTTTGCAGGGATCTGCACGCATCGTCAATTGGACCGTGGCGAGTTCTACCTGACGCTGGGATTCAGCGCTCTCGTGCCGCCCGCCGTGCGCCTGGGCCTGCTCTCGCGGACGATCGACAACGACGATCTGCTGCCAAAGCTGCGCGTGCCGGTGGTCATCAGCCACGGCGAACGCGACCGCATTGTGCATGCGCAAGTCGCGCGCGATCACGCGGCGCTCATCCCGAACGCAGAGCTGTCGATGTACGCGGACGCCGGGCACGCAGTCTTCCTGGATGATGCAGGCCGATTCAACCGGGAGCTTGCGCGCTTCGTTGATGCATCGTCGGGCGTCGGCGCGGGATTGCCTACTCGCGGTGCGGGCGCCCATTCTACTGCGGCTGATATGTGATCCTGACGCGGGCGAGGAGGCCGGCCGGGTTGTCCTCGTACCGGCAGTTGCCGCATGCGTTGCCGTTCGCGGCCCAGAGCTTGATGCAATTCTCGCCGCTCTCCAGCAGCGCACCGATGTTCACGCTTGTGACGTTGTTCGAGCCGGTCACCCACTGGATCCAGTTGTCGTTGACGTAGACATTCGCGCCGTGGTCGGCGGCGAGTTCGAGGACGCCCGTGGCCGGCGCGCCTGCGATATCGAAGCAGCGCGCGAAGTAGAACTGGTCGTCGTCGTTCCACGAATCTTTCGTGATGCCGGGCACCCACATCCACTGCGCATTCGGTATCGTGGCACGCCAGATGTTGCCGCCGGCGTCCCATGATGTCGCGCTGCCGGGACAGTTCGCGGGCACCATGTCGGGCTCCCGTCGCAGGCAGACGACGCGCGCGCTGCCGATGTCGTCATCGAGGCCGCTGTCCCAGTACACCGTCCATCCCCCCGGCGATGTCATCGCAATGGTCTGGAGCGGCGGTACGGGCGTCGGCAGGATGGGCGTCGAGGTGCGCGTGGCGGTCGGCGGCGGGCCGGAACCGCCTGTACTGCCGCCACCCCCGCCCCCGGAAGGACGCGGCGTCGCAGACGGTACCGCGATGGTCGCGGAGGGTGGAGCGGGGCTCGGCAGCGGCGCCGGCCCGTGCGGCTCGGCGGGCACCGGCGTTGGTTGCGCCGGAGGCGGCGCGGAAGGTTGCGGCGGAAGGCTGACTTGCCTTCGCGCAGCGGCCGCGGTCGTCGGGCTTGGCGGCGGCGCCACGGCAGCGCCCGCGACGACGCCTTCGTCAGCGGCTTCGGTGGGTGGCGGCGCTGCCGTGGATGTTGCCGTGGCGGCGCGCGGGGTGCGCGTCACCTGGTCCACCGTCACGCCGACGGGTGTCTCATCGCCGGAACCGTCGCCCGCGGCGGCGGTTGTAGCATCGCCATCGTCGCTGTCCCTCATCGCGTTGACGGTGAGGAAGCCTGCGGCGGCGATCGCGACGACCGCCGCGGTGCCGGCGAGCGCGAGCTTCGCGCTCCGGGGAGGCGACCATCGAATGGATGAGACACGACGGGCACCTGCCGTGACCGCACGGCGACCCTGGCCGCCCGTCGCGACGGCAAGCGCGGCGAACGCACCGGCGGCGCCGATGACCCCG
The sequence above is a segment of the Dehalococcoidia bacterium genome. Coding sequences within it:
- a CDS encoding alpha/beta hydrolase, which produces MNTHTVTGGNQLKLHVEEAGPADAPSILFIHGFSQCGLAWRRQIDSELASRFRLVAMDLRGHGQSEKPADAYGDARLWAEDVHAVIGALDLKQPVLVGWSYGGFVICDYLRYYGDHDVSGINFIGAATKISQETAPAILGSDFLSLLPGFFSHDTDETIATLVTFAGICTHRQLDRGEFYLTLGFSALVPPAVRLGLLSRTIDNDDLLPKLRVPVVISHGERDRIVHAQVARDHAALIPNAELSMYADAGHAVFLDDAGRFNRELARFVDASSGVGAGLPTRGAGAHSTAADM
- a CDS encoding serine/threonine-protein kinase → MPQSIAHYELQEWLGAGATGSVYRARDTRTGASVALKVIRPEVARHDDVIARLETAARVGSQLYHPNIARVIEAGEAGGERYIASELVEGESLRSRLQREGRLSEAETYRIALSVAHALNAAEAQRVVHRNLTPENILLGEGAKVGVSDFGIAATQDVMASTRIAFVPAPDYAAPEVHERPVYVPSDMYSLGVNMFEMLTGGLPFDAAAPRRSLDVGLLRRASPRLAAVVLRLLQESPDQRYHDPDDLIEALHLVGQLDTASVPDRRLKRASRSSGAAILGVAAARLRPDRVLKPVVRASRRAARGLSDGVIGAAGAFAALAVATGGQGRRAVTAGARRVSSIRWSPPRSAKLALAGTAAVVAIAAAGFLTVNAMRDSDDGDATTAAAGDGSGDETPVGVTVDQVTRTPRAATATSTAAPPPTEAADEGVVAGAAVAPPPSPTTAAAARRQVSLPPQPSAPPPAQPTPVPAEPHGPAPLPSPAPPSATIAVPSATPRPSGGGGGGSTGGSGPPPTATRTSTPILPTPVPPLQTIAMTSPGGWTVYWDSGLDDDIGSARVVCLRREPDMVPANCPGSATSWDAGGNIWRATIPNAQWMWVPGITKDSWNDDDQFYFARCFDIAGAPATGVLELAADHGANVYVNDNWIQWVTGSNNVTSVNIGALLESGENCIKLWAANGNACGNCRYEDNPAGLLARVRITYQPQ